Proteins from one Ipomoea triloba cultivar NCNSP0323 chromosome 1, ASM357664v1 genomic window:
- the LOC116000272 gene encoding dual specificity protein phosphatase 1-like, producing the protein MEQQIAAVQQALCATKIIKEDNVPCKIEEGLYLGSLGAANDKTRLKSLNITHILTVANALAPAHPNDFTYKVITVLDREDVEISQYFDECFKFIEEGKRVGGILVHCYMGRSRSVTAVVSYLMKKHGMSMSEALKLVKSKRQLACPNAGFMLQLQNYEKSLRGIAF; encoded by the exons ATGGAGCAGCAAATTGCAGCTGTACAGCAAGCATTATGTGCAACAAAGATCATTAAGGAGGATAATGTTCCTTGCAAGATTGAAGAG GGTCTCTATTTGGGTTCCCTTGGAGCTGCAAATGATAAAACTAGATTGAAAAGCTTGAACATTACACATATTTTGACAGTTGCCAACGCTCTAGCGCCTGCTCATCCAAATGATTTTACCTACAAGGTCATTACTG TGCTGGACCGAGAAGATGTAGAAATTTCACAGTACTTCGATgaatgctttaaattcattgAAGAGGGCAAAAGAGTAGGTGGTATTTTGGTTCATTGCTATATGGGAAGATCCAGAAG TGTGACAGCTGTCGTTTCTTATCTGATGAAAAAGCATGGTATGAGCATGTCTGAAGCGCTGAAACTTGTGAAAAGTAAAAGGCAATTGGCTTGTCCTAATGCTGGTTTTATGTTGCAGCTACAGAACTATGAAAAATCTCTTAGAGGTATTGCTTTCTGA